In a genomic window of Flavobacterium sp. KACC 22761:
- a CDS encoding peroxiredoxin yields MSLVGKKFPSIAVDAISEMGDNLKINIFEEAVNNNKKVLLFWYPKDFTFVCPTELHAFQAALPEFEKRNTIVIGASCDTNEVHFAWLNTPKNNGGIEGVTYPILADTNRNLANILGILDIESTSYSEDTDSVIIEGSNVTYRATYLIDETGKIFHESVNDMPLGRNVNEYLRMVDAYTHIQTKGEVCPANWEAGKEAMSADRISTAEYLSAN; encoded by the coding sequence ATGTCTTTAGTAGGAAAAAAATTCCCAAGTATTGCAGTAGATGCTATCTCAGAAATGGGTGACAATTTAAAAATCAACATTTTTGAAGAAGCAGTAAACAACAATAAAAAAGTACTTTTATTTTGGTACCCAAAAGATTTTACTTTTGTATGTCCAACTGAATTACACGCCTTTCAAGCTGCATTACCAGAATTCGAAAAAAGAAATACTATCGTAATTGGTGCTTCTTGCGACACAAACGAGGTTCACTTTGCTTGGTTAAATACTCCAAAAAACAATGGTGGAATCGAAGGTGTTACTTACCCAATCTTAGCTGATACAAACCGTAATTTAGCTAACATATTAGGTATTCTTGATATCGAATCTACAAGCTACAGCGAAGATACAGATTCAGTTATCATCGAAGGTTCAAACGTAACTTACAGAGCTACTTACCTTATTGACGAAACTGGAAAAATCTTCCACGAAAGCGTAAACGATATGCCATTAGGACGTAACGTAAACGAATACTTAAGAATGGTTGACGCTTACACTCACATTCAAACTAAAGGTGAAGTTTGTCCAGCAAACTGGGAAGCTGGTAAAGAAGCAATGTCTGCTGATAGAATCAGTACAGCTGAATACTTAAGCGCTAATTAA
- a CDS encoding glycoside hydrolase family 3 protein has translation MKITAEALRQKIGQFFFPAVFINDTEENIQETERLIKEHNIGGLTFFHSRASAATNYESKKKVVFNDDSYEKIKALIVRYQKAASTPLLISIDAEWGLAMRIEKTPQYPYAITLGALPENKSSLVYEVGKQIGLDLKAAGIQYNLSPLADINNNPNNPVIGYRSFGENKEKVADFAVEYLKGMSEVGVLGCLKHFPGHGNTNVDSHLGLPVLKETLEELLENELYPFIKGIENNVDSIMIGHLAVPSLNNGKDTSATLSKAVIQDLLRDKLGYDGLVISDALNMHSVSKLYETKGHLEWEAFNAGNDVLCFAENVPEGIKEILKNASPERIEESFNRIMKAKEKAGILSGNTSASGELDFKKTSELNLEVAQNSITKIIDNSSAELAFEAQKNNKLAKLSLYKNTENPFFKTLNSKLTSPEFAFENLDVSNISSVKKELENFETIIISLFVPKAKPMNNFEIDNEVLDLLSDLLQSKKCIVYVFGNPYVLPIIPNLKKASGLIQAYQDFEEFQKTAGIQFLDKISSNGILPVNIDIQ, from the coding sequence ATGAAAATTACAGCAGAAGCATTACGACAAAAAATAGGGCAATTTTTCTTTCCAGCAGTATTCATCAACGATACCGAGGAAAACATTCAAGAAACGGAGCGCCTTATTAAAGAACACAATATTGGCGGACTGACCTTTTTTCACAGCCGTGCGAGCGCTGCAACCAATTATGAAAGCAAGAAAAAAGTTGTTTTTAATGACGACAGTTACGAAAAAATCAAAGCTTTAATTGTTCGTTATCAAAAAGCCGCTTCTACTCCACTTTTAATCAGTATTGATGCAGAATGGGGATTGGCAATGCGAATTGAAAAAACACCGCAATATCCGTACGCAATCACACTTGGTGCTTTGCCAGAAAATAAATCAAGTTTGGTTTATGAAGTTGGAAAACAAATCGGATTGGATTTAAAAGCAGCCGGAATTCAGTATAATTTATCGCCTTTGGCGGATATCAACAATAATCCTAATAATCCAGTTATTGGGTATCGTTCATTTGGTGAAAACAAAGAAAAAGTAGCCGATTTTGCTGTCGAATATTTAAAAGGAATGTCGGAAGTTGGTGTTTTAGGATGTTTGAAACACTTTCCTGGACACGGAAATACCAATGTCGATTCGCATTTAGGATTGCCTGTTTTAAAAGAAACTTTAGAAGAATTATTGGAAAACGAATTATATCCATTCATTAAAGGAATCGAAAATAATGTCGATTCAATTATGATTGGGCATTTGGCTGTTCCGAGTCTAAATAACGGAAAAGATACTTCGGCAACATTATCAAAAGCGGTAATTCAAGATCTTTTACGAGATAAATTAGGTTACGACGGTTTAGTGATTTCTGATGCTTTAAACATGCACAGCGTTTCTAAACTTTATGAAACCAAGGGGCATTTAGAATGGGAAGCTTTCAACGCTGGGAACGATGTTTTGTGCTTCGCTGAAAATGTTCCAGAGGGAATTAAAGAAATTCTAAAAAATGCATCACCAGAACGCATCGAAGAAAGCTTTAACCGAATCATGAAAGCGAAAGAAAAAGCGGGGATTCTTTCTGGAAACACTTCTGCTTCGGGCGAATTAGATTTCAAAAAAACATCAGAATTAAATCTGGAAGTTGCTCAAAATTCAATTACTAAAATCATTGATAATTCGAGTGCAGAATTGGCTTTTGAAGCGCAAAAAAACAACAAACTTGCTAAACTGAGTTTATATAAAAATACCGAAAACCCTTTCTTTAAAACTTTAAATTCAAAATTGACTTCTCCGGAATTTGCTTTTGAAAACTTAGATGTTTCGAATATTTCATCCGTCAAAAAAGAATTAGAAAATTTTGAAACTATTATCATTTCATTATTTGTTCCAAAGGCAAAGCCAATGAACAATTTCGAAATTGACAATGAAGTTTTAGACTTACTTTCTGATTTACTTCAATCCAAAAAATGTATTGTTTATGTTTTCGGAAATCCATACGTTTTACCAATAATTCCGAATCTTAAAAAGGCTTCAGGATTAATTCAGGCGTATCAGGATTTTGAGGAATTTCAGAAAACTGCAGGAATTCAATTTTTAGATAAAATTTCTTCAAACGGAATTCTTCCAGTAAATATTGATATCCAATAA
- a CDS encoding GNAT family N-acetyltransferase yields MINLKRTNSDDIDFINLVALLDKDLAIRDGVDHAFYNQFNKTDKIKHAIVYYENDIPVGCGAFREKESDKTEIKRMYVHPDFRNIGIASKVLAELEIWAKEVGYTYTILETGKNQPEAINLYQKLNYTIIPNYPPYEKMDNSVCMKKTL; encoded by the coding sequence ATGATTAACCTAAAACGAACCAATTCAGACGATATCGACTTTATAAATCTCGTTGCTTTATTGGACAAAGATTTAGCGATTAGAGACGGAGTCGATCACGCTTTTTATAATCAGTTTAATAAAACTGATAAAATTAAACATGCGATTGTTTATTACGAAAATGACATTCCTGTTGGTTGTGGCGCTTTTCGCGAAAAAGAAAGCGACAAGACCGAAATCAAACGAATGTACGTTCATCCTGATTTTCGCAATATAGGAATTGCTTCTAAAGTTTTAGCCGAATTAGAAATCTGGGCCAAAGAAGTTGGTTATACCTATACTATTTTGGAAACCGGAAAAAACCAGCCGGAAGCCATTAACTTATATCAAAAATTAAATTATACCATAATTCCCAATTATCCGCCTTACGAAAAAATGGATAATAGTGTTTGCATGAAAAAGACTTTATAA
- a CDS encoding XAC2610-related protein codes for MKTKIYITKFIMMLLLSCGQTNEKKPLNKKQPVVKTYEQREKERLEKRAEIEKQEKIDSIKLDGVLSDALKIVIKEVNQKKLEKKYNVRLDNENDIQVELNIDDFFTKNSPHLIIRRLSPGNVYIDIYSKEGNKFKKVLSHKEWTMTYVNDTIRDINGDGLKDFVVNWYGSSGCCLKAFSNVYLLRNDRKEFSKDFEFINPTFSPEEKMIRGVTYGHPGETEMYKYKWKGEAVDTLEYVYYDIDKDGKKTGKIIISKKNAYSKNKRHIKKLNSIPVEYKKIEGFDWFTGNVP; via the coding sequence ATGAAAACAAAGATTTACATAACAAAATTTATTATGATGTTACTGCTATCTTGTGGACAAACTAACGAAAAGAAACCGTTGAATAAAAAACAGCCTGTTGTAAAAACTTATGAGCAAAGAGAAAAAGAACGTTTAGAGAAAAGAGCTGAAATTGAAAAACAGGAAAAAATAGACAGCATAAAATTAGATGGTGTTTTATCTGACGCTTTGAAAATTGTTATTAAGGAAGTTAATCAAAAAAAGCTTGAAAAGAAATACAACGTTAGGCTTGACAACGAAAATGATATTCAAGTCGAATTAAATATAGATGACTTTTTTACAAAAAACAGTCCTCATCTTATTATTCGAAGGTTAAGTCCTGGTAATGTGTATATTGATATATATTCAAAAGAAGGTAACAAATTCAAAAAAGTTCTTTCTCATAAAGAGTGGACAATGACCTATGTAAATGACACAATTAGAGACATTAATGGAGATGGATTGAAAGATTTTGTTGTTAATTGGTATGGCTCTTCTGGATGTTGTTTAAAAGCATTTAGCAATGTTTACTTGCTGAGAAACGATCGAAAGGAATTCTCAAAAGATTTTGAATTTATTAATCCGACTTTCTCTCCGGAAGAGAAAATGATTAGAGGAGTTACATATGGACATCCTGGCGAAACTGAAATGTATAAATATAAATGGAAAGGAGAAGCTGTTGATACTTTAGAATATGTTTATTACGACATTGATAAAGATGGCAAAAAAACTGGAAAAATAATTATTTCAAAAAAGAATGCTTACAGCAAAAATAAAAGACACATAAAAAAACTAAATTCAATACCTGTTGAATATAAAAAAATTGAAGGTTTTGATTGGTTTACAGGAAATGTTCCTTAA
- a CDS encoding MFS transporter, whose protein sequence is MKTDNKPWFWIPLLNFASGLPYAIIISVSVIMYKNLGISNEDIGVYTSLLYLPWVVKPLWSPLIELIGTKRKWFLWMQLIISIAFLLVGLTIPTNGFFMMSLAIFWVAAFASASNDIATDGFYLLVLPEDKQSFFIGIRSTFYRLSMLAGNGLVVLFAGYLEHKYGDNTKAWSYTMICVGLLMTFISTYNFIFTPKNEINAVESNKETAHQNFGTIFISFFKKKQIGLILSFILLFRLGESQLLKMLTPFLLDGKELGGMGLDTEAVGIIYGTFGVAALTIGGILGGIAISKHGLTKWMFPMFLAMHLPIIGFILLAFFHPTSIYYIYIVVILEQFGYGFGFTAFMMYLIHVAEGESKTAHYALATGFMALGMMLPGMLSGYIWKYLGYGNFFIWVLIATIPGLILSRFLIFPKDFGKKSEEV, encoded by the coding sequence ATGAAAACAGATAACAAACCTTGGTTCTGGATTCCGCTTCTTAATTTCGCATCTGGACTGCCGTATGCCATAATTATTTCGGTTTCGGTAATTATGTACAAAAATCTCGGAATTTCAAATGAAGACATCGGAGTTTACACCAGTTTATTATATCTTCCTTGGGTAGTAAAACCGCTTTGGAGTCCGCTTATCGAATTAATTGGAACTAAAAGAAAATGGTTTTTGTGGATGCAATTAATCATTTCGATTGCCTTTTTATTGGTAGGATTAACAATTCCTACAAACGGTTTTTTCATGATGTCGTTAGCCATATTCTGGGTTGCTGCTTTTGCTTCAGCTTCAAATGATATTGCAACTGACGGTTTCTATTTATTGGTTTTGCCAGAAGATAAACAATCTTTTTTTATCGGAATCAGAAGTACTTTCTACAGACTTTCGATGCTTGCAGGAAACGGCTTGGTGGTACTTTTTGCTGGATATTTGGAACATAAATATGGCGACAATACAAAAGCCTGGTCTTATACAATGATTTGTGTTGGTTTATTGATGACATTTATTTCTACTTACAATTTTATTTTTACGCCAAAAAATGAAATCAATGCTGTAGAAAGCAATAAAGAAACTGCTCATCAAAACTTCGGAACAATATTTATCAGCTTCTTCAAGAAGAAACAAATCGGATTGATCCTGTCTTTTATTTTATTATTTAGATTAGGGGAATCACAATTGCTCAAAATGTTGACTCCATTTTTATTGGATGGAAAAGAATTAGGAGGAATGGGATTAGATACAGAAGCTGTTGGAATCATTTATGGGACTTTTGGAGTTGCTGCTTTGACAATCGGCGGAATTTTGGGTGGAATTGCTATTTCAAAACATGGTCTTACTAAATGGATGTTTCCAATGTTTTTAGCTATGCATTTACCTATTATTGGATTTATTTTATTGGCATTTTTTCACCCAACATCAATTTATTACATTTATATCGTTGTTATTTTAGAACAATTTGGTTACGGTTTTGGTTTTACAGCTTTCATGATGTACCTAATTCACGTTGCTGAAGGAGAATCAAAAACAGCACATTATGCACTTGCAACCGGATTTATGGCATTAGGAATGATGCTTCCAGGAATGTTGAGCGGTTATATTTGGAAGTATTTAGGCTATGGCAACTTCTTTATTTGGGTTCTTATAGCAACAATTCCAGGTCTTATTTTATCACGTTTTTTAATTTTCCCAAAAGATTTTGGGAAGAAATCAGAAGAAGTTTAA